In Lysobacter sp. FW306-1B-D06B, the sequence TGGACGAGCTCGCTGGTGCACTACTGCCTGCGTTGCAGCTACGGCACGCCGCACGATCACGACGAAACGGGCGAGTCGAAAGCGGACGGATGGAACGCCGAACGCAACCTCGGCATCGGCGCGCAGGGCAAGGCGGCCGTGGTGCGTCTGCTGGAAGAGTGGGTCTCACGCGGGCCGGGACGTCGCATCGACGGCATCGAAACGCCGGATCACGCGCCGCCGGAGCGAGTGGAGAGCCACGCGTGGTGGCGTGGGAACGACGAGGAAGAGGAAGAGGAAGAGACCTAATGCGCTTCGAGAGCCCCACTTCCACCGGTGGCCGAAGGAAGTGCGCTGAGAAGGGTTGGCGTGGGGGCAGTAGAGAGATCTGCCCGAAGATCGCGACCTTCTGAGCTGTCATCCCCGCGAAGGCGGGGATCCAACTTGCAGCACACCAGTTCTGCTCTACGGAGAGCATGAAGTTCAGACAGTTGGATGTTCGGCTCCGCCGAAGTGGAGCGGAGCCTGCCTTCGCGGGAATGACAGCGCCTCTTGAAAGCGCCTTCAGCTGTCATTCCTGAGCTGTCATTCCTGCATCACGGGTCTTCCCGCGGCCCAGGCCGGCGGGAATCAAGGCTACGCCCACGCCGATCACCCCAGCGTCACCGCCCTGCCCGTCCGCGCCGACTCGTAGATCGCCTGCATGATCCGAACGTCGCGCATCCCCTCCTCGCCGGACACCTTGCTCGGCCGCTGTTCCAGCACGCAACGCGCGAAGTCGTCCATCTCCGCGGCGAACAGGTCGATCTCCGGAAACCGGATCTCCTTGCCGTCGCTGCGACGCCCGTGGTTGCCGTCGTAGAAGAACGCCGGGTCGAGTTCGAACCAGCCGCGCTCGGCATTCACACGCAAATTCTGGATGCCGCCCGCCTTGTAGCTGGTGCTGCAATACGCCATGACGCCGCTGGGGAACTTCGTCGTCCACACCATGCTTTCGTCGACTTCGGCGAAGCGGCGAAGATCGGTCTTGGTCTCCTGCGCCGACACCATCACCGGTTCCTCGCCCGTGAGGTAGCGCGTGGCCTGCAAGGCGTAGATGCCCACGTCCATCAACGCACCGCCGCCGGCCAGCGCCCGTTGCAGGCGCCACTGCCCCGGCTCGCCCACGTTGATGGCGAACCCCGCCTGCAGGATCGTCGGCTTGCCGAACACCTCCTCGCGCACCAGGCGGATGCACTCCAGGTGATGCGGGTCGAACTGGCAGCGATACGCGGTGCCGAGCAGGCGGCCGGCCTGCTTGCAGGCGTCGATCATCTGCTGGCAGCGCTCGACGGAAATCTCCAGCGGCTTCTCGCAGAACACATGCTTGCCGGCCTTCGCCGCCGCGATGGTGTGCTGCGCGTGCAGCGCGTTGGGCGTGACGACGTAGACGATGTCGATGTGCGGGTTGTCGGCCATCCGGTGCATCGTGTCGTAGTCGTACACGCTGGTGGCGGGCAAGCCGTACTTCGCCTTCCACGCTTCGGCCTTGGCCGGCGTGCCGGTGACGATGCCCGCCAGCCGGCAATGCTTCGTCTTCGCCAGCGCGGGCGCGATCTGGTGTTCGCTCAGCCGGCCCAGGCCGCACACGGCCACGCCGAGCTTGCGGGCTTCCTGCGCGCGGGCGCGCGTGACGCTCGTGCTGATGAAGGGCGCGGCGGCCAGGGCGACGGCGGTTTCGGTGAGGAACCTGCGGCGGGAAGGATCGGGCATGGCGTGACTCGCTCGAAGAAAGGATCGATGCACTGCCTGCGCGCGACGCCATGCGCCGCGCGTGTAACGCGAACCGCTACCGGTGCGCCAGCGCGTACTCCAGCGCCGCGCACACCGCCGCCGCCTGCGCGGCGTTGCACTGCTCCTGCGTGGCGCGCGGGCTGTCGGGATAGACCTCGGTGGTGGTCTTGTAGCGCGCGTCGGTGACGCCGGCGCACAGGCCGAGCTTGCGCAGCGGGTATTCGATGACGCCCGGTGCGACCACGTCCGATCCGATGATGCGCCCCTGCGCGTCGGCCGGTGCGATGTGCGTGACCTTCGCCACCGCCTCGATCACCGCCTGCTGGAACGCCGGCTGCGGGTGCTCGCTGTCGTCCACCAGGTAGAAGCCGTCGGGCACGCCGTCGGGCTGGAAGGGCTTGCCGTCGCGCGCGGCCAGCGCGGGGCGGAACTCGGTCTCGTCGGTGTCGGTGGTCTCGTGCAGGTCGATGTGCAGCAGCACGCGATCGCGCACCAGCGCGACCAGGCGCATCAGGGCCGCCGATTCCTGCGCCGGGCTCCCATCGCGGAAGGAGCGGTTGGGGTCGATCGCATCGGGATTCCAGCGATGGATGCGCTCATAAGCCCACGGACTGATGCACGGCGCCACCAGCAGGTTCGCCCGGCCGGCGAACTCCCTGGCGTGCAGCGCCACGAACCGCAGCGCGCCGTGCACGCCGCTGGTCTCGTAGCCGTGCACGCCGCCGGTGACCAGGGCGACGGGAAGGGCGTCGTCCCAGTCGCGGTTCCTGATTGCCAGCAGCGGGAAGTGCTCGTCGCCGTAGTCCAGCCGGCCGTACTCGACCACGTCGAAGTCCGCGCGCAGGCCGTCGATGGCCCGGACCACCTCGTCGGCATAGCTGCGCTGGCGCACCTGCCGCGCCAGCCACGCCGCCTTCTCCGCGGCGCCCCAGGGCGTTCCGGGTGTGCCGATGAGATACGGGATGACAGTCATGGTCATGGCGCGGAAACACTCGGTAGCAGGGCGAGGCCGCACTTTAGCAGGCGCGCCGATGCAAACCGGCGGTTGGCATCGGACCAAAGGTTGCGACCGAAACCGTCCGGCCATCGACAATTCCGGCCGGCCGCGTCGCCCCTTCACGTCAGACAAAGTCACATTGCCACTCTCTTTGCATCACCGGCAACTAGCGCCAGTTCACTCGGGGAAAGCGCAATGCCGAAGCGTTACATCATCGTCGTCGGTGACACCACCACCGCGGGCGGGCAGACGATCGAAGGACTGCCCGATGTCCGGGTCGCGTGCACGGACGGCGGCCTGCGGGCGGTGACCTGCCCCGGACACGCCGTCACCTGCGGCCAGTGCGGCCGCACCACGGTGTCGGAGGGCGCCATCTACTTCGGCAACCTCCGGGTCGCTTATGACGGCGCGGCGCTCGCCTGCGGCCATCGCCTGGTGTCGCGCAAGCAGCGGCTGGTGTCGGTGGAAGTGGCCGAGGAAAACACGGCGTCGGACACGACCGGGCCGTCGTGAGGGAACGGCCCTGATCGCGGGCCGAGCGCACACGTCCCGCCATCACCGCATCGCATACCCCACCAGGCGCCACGCATCGTCTTCGTCCAGCCTCAGGGTGACCCGCTCGTCGCAGGTCCTTTGGCCGGCGAAGGTGGTGCTGAACATCACCGCCACGTAGAGTCCCGGCGGATTGCCCTGCGCATCGCCCGCCCCGACGTGGTAGCGGACGACCTCGGACCACTGGCGCGAGACGGGCGCGATCATCGGCCGCCCCGAGTCGATGATCGCTTCATGGAACGCGCCCGCGTCCAGCACCTGCCGCCCCACGGACGAAGCCCGCTGCCAGACCTGGGTGGCGTTACCGCCGTCGATCATCTCGACGAGGCGGGTGGCGGCGTTGACGATGCTGCCGCAGTCGATGTCGTTCATGGGCGCCCGTGTGCACGCAGGTGGGATGGCAATGCCCGTGCGAGCGAGATCCGCAGCACGGCCGTGCAGCATGCCCATGCGCGACAGGCGACTCCATGAGAAATGTCCGGAGTCGTGGGCTGGAGCGCCAGATCAGGCGACGGCCTGCATCACCCTTGGAGCGACTCTTCCAGCAGGCTCACATCGAATCGAGCCTCGACCGAAGTCCCACCAGCAGCCATCCGCCGGCGTACAGCAGCAGCATCGCCCATACAAGAAGGCCGGCAAGCAGATTTACGTCGAACGCACCGGCCCAGTCGCCCCATTTCCAGTCCCGAAACTGGAAGTACAGCGCGACCAGCACGGGAAAGACGCCCAGCCGCTGTATTCCACCGAACAGCATGCCCATGCGTTCGCCCATGTGCAGACGCAATGTGGTGATGAAGCGCAAGCGCGACTCGCGCTCGGCACGGGGGAAGCGTCGAAGTTCATGCACGACGTCCTGCCATCGGGCGAAGTCCACGTCCATCTCTGCGGCGTGTGTTTCACGTGGGCGAACGAAGCTCGGCAGTTCTCTTCTTATTTGAAGAAAGACGGAAAGCCCCAGCCCACCGATCTCGCCGATGAAGCAGCCTGTCGCGATCCAGAGCACCACCACAGGCGGCAGCCATGACTGTGCGGCCACCAACAACCCCAATCCCGCCAGAAGCAACCCGGCCCACAGAGACCAGCGCTCCAATCTGGACGCCGGCGGATGATGACTGATCGCCGCCAGATCCTGTACGCGGCGATACAGCCATCCGAATGTCAGGCCCTCATTGGATTCGCGCAGCGAACGTATCGGTGCATCCACTCCCAGATCTTCCATGCGCGCCCCCGTCGAGTCCTGAGGGAATGGTAGCGCCAGGCCATCACACAGGCACCCGGCATGTCCCTGCGGGCCCGTGCACCTTCAGGCGATGCATGCGTCGCTCACCCCCGCCAGTTCGCATGCCCCCGCCAGAACTCCACGCTGCGCAGATACGCCTCACGATCGATCGGCACGCCGGAGCCGCCCTCTTCCACGCCCAGCGCGTTGCGCAGCATCGTGATCGGCGCCATCGGGGTCTCGACGGGTTCGGCCGTGTACATGCAGCCCACGACACCCCAGTCGGCGGTGGTGTGCGTGCCCTCCTTCGCCAACTGCTCGCGGCTGTAGAGGATCACGACGAGGTAGTCCGCCACGGGCGGTTCCAGGCCTTCGAACCAGCGCACCAGCACCGGCAGTTCCTCGCGTGTGCGGGCCTCGTAGTCCGAACGCAGCAGGTGGCGGTTGGCGTCGGTGATCGGTACCGCAAGGCAGCGCGTGGAGGTCCAGTTGCGGTGCACGTGCAGCTTGCAGAACGGCGCGTAGCCGTCGAGCACCTTCAGCGGCGTCACGTCGTTGAGATGCCGCTCGAACTCCTCCGGCGTGCAGTCCTGGATCGTGTTGCGCCGCGGCTCGCGCGGGAACAGGCGGGTGCGGGCGAAGTCGGTGAGGATGATGGACATGGGCGGGAGGTTAGGCGGCGATGACGCATTATCGGTCACGGGCGCGGGCGGCCTCAGCTCACCCACACGCCCTTTTCCGCGACGACCCGCCAGCCCTGCGCCGAGCGCTCGAGGCGAAGCATCATTCCGACCGCGCACAGCGGCCCGCAGTAGTGGGTCACATAGATCAGCGCAACGCTCCGGTCCTCGCTCAGTACCGGGCGCGTGATCTTCATGAACCCCTTGGTGTCGGGGAAGTCGCGATGGAACCGTGGCCATCCGTCCCAGGCGCCCAGGTTTTCCAGATCGCTCCGGCGCACCGGCGCGGTGCCCGGAATGCCCGACAGATCGAGCGGAACGCGCGCTACGTTGGCCCGCGCCAGATCGTCGAAGAGCGCGCGCGACACGAACCCGGCCAGTGCCTTGGGCGGCGCATCCACGAGGTGGTCATCGCACCGGATTCCGGGTGCGTCGCCGAGGCACAGCGATTCATCGACCAGCAACAGCAGGCGCGCCGACGCAGGCGCCGGTGCCTCCTGTGCATCCGTCGGAGGAGCAGGCTCGCCCGCGAAATCGACCGCTTCCAGCACGGCCTGGACAATGGCGCGTGTTTCCTCCGCCGTCGCAATGACGGGCCCCGCTCCGCCCGATTCCGGAGCAACGGCCGACACCGCCCCTGCCGCGGCCGACCACGCAAGCGCGATCAGCAGCGCGCACCGACCCAGACGGCGCCTCGCGTTCGCGCTGCACTTCCTTGCCTGACCGCCCTCGGACACGCCCTGCCCTGCCTCGTCCATATCGCCTCCTGCGCCTGATCGTGGACGGATCATGCCAAAGAAGCAGGGCCGCGCGGGGCAACTCGATACCGCTCGTTACAGTTCCGGCGTCGACTCCGCGATGACCTTCATCGCTTCCTCCGCCCGCCGTTGCTGCTCGCGCACCTGCGCGGCGGAGGGGCGCGATGCCACCGTCGTCGCACAGTGGTCGATGTAGGTGCCGGACGGCGCATCGATCACTTCGTGGCAAGGGTTCGGGGCCGTCGATGTCGCGGCCGTCTTCGCAACGGGGGGCGCTGCGGGCGCTGCGACCACTGGTGGCCGCGCTGGCGTCAGTGCGCTCTGCAGCGTGCGCCATACGAACAGATAAAGCACCAGCATCAAGGCGAGGAACAACGCCGCCCCCAGCAGCTTGACCGCGATCACCGCCGCAATGCTGCGCGTGGCGGTGCGCCGCCCTCTTCCACCGCTGCCGTAGCGAATGCGGTCTTCGGCGGCGGACAACAGGCGCTCGCCGACGCGTCGCGCCATCGCGGAACCCACCCCATCGACGCCGCCCATGCGGACGTCGAACGCCGGCGCGGGCTCGCGGATCGGGCCCAGCATCATGCGCAGCTCGTTACCGTCGATCAGCTGGACGTGACCGAGCTTCGTGGCGGCCTCGATCGCGGCCTTGGTGAACTCGCCGCTGTTGGCCAGGATCGCGCCCGTCGCGCCGTGGTTGACCATCAGGCCCAGCAGCTCGTGCACCGCGTTGTGCGGCACCTTCATCGCGTTCCAGTGCTTGCATTGCACGACGATGAACTGCTCGTCGCGACGCAGCTTCAGGTCGATGCCGCCGTCGGTCTTCGCGTCCGTGGCGCCGGTGCCGACATGCTCGACCTCATAACCCTCGCTGCGGTAGTACGCGGCGAGCAGCACTTCCAGCTGGTCCCAGCCGACCCGCGTCAGCGCATCGCTGCGGCGGTGGCTCACAGGCTTGAGTCCGTTCATTCCGCCCCCTGCGGAAGTCCTTGGTGGCGATGATCTTAGCGCCCGGGTCGCGCCCGCACCCAGCCGATGCAGCCCGCTTCGCAACTTTGAGTCGCCCGGCCCGCCACTGCGCGCAGGCGCATCGCCGTCAGTTGCCGCCAGCGAAGAAGTTCGCGCCTTCGCCGCCGCGCAGCGGATAGGCCCATCCGAGCTCGATTTCGATGTTGACGAACCAGGTCAAGCGGATGCGCACGCCCAGGCCCACATCGGCGTAGGGCGAATCGTCACGCAGACCTTCGCGATCGTCGCCGGAACCGCCGACTTCGACGAACGCCAGCAAGCGCAGCCAGTTCCACTTGATCGGACGCAGATACTCAACCGAGCCGTAGTAGTAGCGATCGCCTTCGAGGAAATCCGAGTCGTAGCCGCGCATGCGCCCCGAGCCGCCCAGCGAGAACTCGTTGCGGCTGCCGGGCCCGCCGGTCAGCACGCCGGCGCTGCCCAGCACGTGCAGCGTCTGGTGCGGTGTGTCGCCGAGCGCGTTCGACTGGAAGTAGTTCACGGTGGTGCGCGTGTAGTCGTAGTCCGAACCCAGGCCTTCGCCCGCCGCTTCGATGCGCGCGGAGAATCGCCGCCCCGTGTCGCTGTAGATGTGGTAGCGCAGGTCGTCGAACGTCGCCGTGCCGACCAAGGCGATGGCCTGGCCGTCGGGCGGCGGCGCGAACTCGCCGGACACGTCCTGCCGTTTCCAGAACAGTCCGCCGCCGACGATCCAGCCATCGCGCGGGCGCCCCGTGCGCAGGTCGCGCGTGGCGATCACTTCGACCTGCTCGAAGGTTTCGTCGAACGTGTCGTCGGTGACCTCGTTGGTGAGCGGGTCGATCACCGGCGTCTCGCGGTCGATCCACTCCAGCCGCGTGCGCAGTTCGTACGGACTGTCGAAAATGTACGGCGCGCGGTAGCTCAGCTGCACGCTGGTTTCCTTGCGCCGGTCGCGCTCCTCGGGGAAGTCGCCCTTCTCCGCCGTGATGTCGAGCCGATGGTTGAGGCCCCACACGTTGTCCCAGCGCAACTGCGCGCCGTAACTGACGTCGCGGTCGGAACTGGCGTCCAGGCGCGGAATCGGCAGCAGGAAATACTTCTCGCGCATCTTCAGTTCCAGCGCCACACCGCCCGGTACGGGATGCGTGGTCGCTTCGACCTGGCGGAACAGCCCCAGATCCTGCACCGCCTGGCGGCCGTCTTCGATCGCGACAGGGTCGGCGACATCGCCCGGTGCCAGCGCGAGTTCGCGCAGGATCACCTTGTCGCGCGTCTTGTCGTTGCCGACGAGGCGGATTTCGACGATGCGGGGCTGTGACGCGTCCGCTTCCTGTGCCCATGCCGTCGGTGGAAGCACACCGTTTGCAAACGTGAATGCGAGCAACGCCGACGCGGCTGACTTCACGCTGCGGCGCATCACGGTGGGCGTGCCGTGCTTGCGGCCATCCTGGTGCCCGACGCTGAGCATTCACGGCCTCCGGGAGGCCACGGGGCCGTCGACCTGGCCCGTCGCGCGGAGTGTACGCCGCGAGGGGTTATGGCGATGCCGCGATGCTCGACGGCCACGCAGGTGCGAAGTGGCGCGTATCACCCACCCTTCCGCGCGGGCGCCGCCTCCGCGCCGATCCAGCCCGCCGCATTCCGGTACGCGCCCGCTACGTGTGCCAAAGTACGCGCCCCCACCGAGGCACCCCCATGAGCGATCCCGTCCGACTCTCCAAGCGCGTGGCCGAACTGGTCGGGTGTTCGCGCGCCGATGCCGAGCACTACATCGAGAACGGCTGGGTGCGGGTGGACGGCCACGTCGTCGAGGCGCCGCAGCACCCGGTGACGGACGAACGCGTCGAACTCGATCCGGACGCCGTGCTGGAGGCACCCGAGCCCGCCACCGTGCTGCTTCACAAGCCGGTTGGTTTCGATGCGATCGCCGGCCATCAGCCGGCGGCCGCGCTGGTCACGCCGGACACGCGCTGGACCGACGATCCGAGCGAAGTGCGCCCGCTGCGACGCCATCTGGTTCGTCTGACGCCACTGGTGCCGCTGGAGACGCAGGCCAGCGGGCTGATGGTGCTGACCCAGGACGGCCGCGTGTGGCGCCGGCTCACCGAAGACGCCGCGCAGATCGAGCAGGAGTACGTCGTCGAGGTCTCCGGCGAGATCGCGCCGTACGGCCTGCGCCGCCTCAACCACGGCCTGCGTTACCAGGGGCGCGAGCTGGCGCCGTGCAAGGTCAGACGTGCAGCCCGGGCAGATCCCGGACATGTGCGCACAGGTGGGCCTGCAAGTGGTGGCGATGCGGCGCCTGCGCATCGGCAAGGTGTCGCTGGCGAAGATGCCGCCCGGCCAGTGGCGTTACCTGCCGGTGGGCGTGCGGTTCTAGCGCGAAGCCGCGTCAGTCGCCGCGCACGCGCATCGTCAGGCCCTTCAGGAAGTTGCGCAGCAGCTGGTCGCCGCACGGGCGGTAATTGGGATGGCCCGGCTGGCGGAACAGCGCCGTCAGTTCCGGCTTGGACACCGGCCAGCCCGCGGATTCGAACACCGCGTGCATGTCGACATCCTTCAACTCGAACGCGACCCGCAGCTTCTTCAGCACCACGTTGTTGGTGACGCGCTTCTCCGGCGGGCGCACCGGCAGGCTTTCATCGCGGCCACGGCAGTACACCACCAGCCCGTCGAGGAAGCGCGCGAGCACGGCATCGCTGCAATCGGCGTAGTCGGGATCGTCTTCGCGGCGCAGGAACGCCTGCACGTCGGCCTTGTCGAGCGTGAATGCCGGATCGGCCAGCTGGGTGATCTCCACGACCCGCTGATCGCTGAGGTCCAGCATGTAGCGGATGCTGCGCAGAACGTCG encodes:
- a CDS encoding Gfo/Idh/MocA family oxidoreductase, whose amino-acid sequence is MPDPSRRRFLTETAVALAAAPFISTSVTRARAQEARKLGVAVCGLGRLSEHQIAPALAKTKHCRLAGIVTGTPAKAEAWKAKYGLPATSVYDYDTMHRMADNPHIDIVYVVTPNALHAQHTIAAAKAGKHVFCEKPLEISVERCQQMIDACKQAGRLLGTAYRCQFDPHHLECIRLVREEVFGKPTILQAGFAINVGEPGQWRLQRALAGGGALMDVGIYALQATRYLTGEEPVMVSAQETKTDLRRFAEVDESMVWTTKFPSGVMAYCSTSYKAGGIQNLRVNAERGWFELDPAFFYDGNHGRRSDGKEIRFPEIDLFAAEMDDFARCVLEQRPSKVSGEEGMRDVRIMQAIYESARTGRAVTLG
- a CDS encoding M14 family metallocarboxypeptidase, with translation MTMTVIPYLIGTPGTPWGAAEKAAWLARQVRQRSYADEVVRAIDGLRADFDVVEYGRLDYGDEHFPLLAIRNRDWDDALPVALVTGGVHGYETSGVHGALRFVALHAREFAGRANLLVAPCISPWAYERIHRWNPDAIDPNRSFRDGSPAQESAALMRLVALVRDRVLLHIDLHETTDTDETEFRPALAARDGKPFQPDGVPDGFYLVDDSEHPQPAFQQAVIEAVAKVTHIAPADAQGRIIGSDVVAPGVIEYPLRKLGLCAGVTDARYKTTTEVYPDSPRATQEQCNAAQAAAVCAALEYALAHR
- a CDS encoding PAAR domain-containing protein is translated as MPKRYIIVVGDTTTAGGQTIEGLPDVRVACTDGGLRAVTCPGHAVTCGQCGRTTVSEGAIYFGNLRVAYDGAALACGHRLVSRKQRLVSVEVAEENTASDTTGPS
- a CDS encoding DUF4019 domain-containing protein; the encoded protein is MNDIDCGSIVNAATRLVEMIDGGNATQVWQRASSVGRQVLDAGAFHEAIIDSGRPMIAPVSRQWSEVVRYHVGAGDAQGNPPGLYVAVMFSTTFAGQRTCDERVTLRLDEDDAWRLVGYAMR
- a CDS encoding DUF3228 family protein, translating into MSIILTDFARTRLFPREPRRNTIQDCTPEEFERHLNDVTPLKVLDGYAPFCKLHVHRNWTSTRCLAVPITDANRHLLRSDYEARTREELPVLVRWFEGLEPPVADYLVVILYSREQLAKEGTHTTADWGVVGCMYTAEPVETPMAPITMLRNALGVEEGGSGVPIDREAYLRSVEFWRGHANWRG
- a CDS encoding restriction endonuclease is translated as MNGLKPVSHRRSDALTRVGWDQLEVLLAAYYRSEGYEVEHVGTGATDAKTDGGIDLKLRRDEQFIVVQCKHWNAMKVPHNAVHELLGLMVNHGATGAILANSGEFTKAAIEAATKLGHVQLIDGNELRMMLGPIREPAPAFDVRMGGVDGVGSAMARRVGERLLSAAEDRIRYGSGGRGRRTATRSIAAVIAVKLLGAALFLALMLVLYLFVWRTLQSALTPARPPVVAAPAAPPVAKTAATSTAPNPCHEVIDAPSGTYIDHCATTVASRPSAAQVREQQRRAEEAMKVIAESTPEL
- a CDS encoding BamA/TamA family outer membrane protein, coding for MLSVGHQDGRKHGTPTVMRRSVKSAASALLAFTFANGVLPPTAWAQEADASQPRIVEIRLVGNDKTRDKVILRELALAPGDVADPVAIEDGRQAVQDLGLFRQVEATTHPVPGGVALELKMREKYFLLPIPRLDASSDRDVSYGAQLRWDNVWGLNHRLDITAEKGDFPEERDRRKETSVQLSYRAPYIFDSPYELRTRLEWIDRETPVIDPLTNEVTDDTFDETFEQVEVIATRDLRTGRPRDGWIVGGGLFWKRQDVSGEFAPPPDGQAIALVGTATFDDLRYHIYSDTGRRFSARIEAAGEGLGSDYDYTRTTVNYFQSNALGDTPHQTLHVLGSAGVLTGGPGSRNEFSLGGSGRMRGYDSDFLEGDRYYYGSVEYLRPIKWNWLRLLAFVEVGGSGDDREGLRDDSPYADVGLGVRIRLTWFVNIEIELGWAYPLRGGEGANFFAGGN
- a CDS encoding DUF1456 family protein translates to MITNDVLRSIRYMLDLSDQRVVEITQLADPAFTLDKADVQAFLRREDDPDYADCSDAVLARFLDGLVVYCRGRDESLPVRPPEKRVTNNVVLKKLRVAFELKDVDMHAVFESAGWPVSKPELTALFRQPGHPNYRPCGDQLLRNFLKGLTMRVRGD